The proteins below are encoded in one region of Brassica napus cultivar Da-Ae chromosome A6, Da-Ae, whole genome shotgun sequence:
- the LOC125575636 gene encoding cell division cycle 5-like protein, which translates to MRIMIKGGVWKNTEDEILKAAVMKYGKNQWARISSLLVRKSAKQCKARWYEWLDPSIKKTEWTREEDEKLLHLAKLLPTQWRTIAPIVGRTPSQCLERYEKLLDAACTKDENYEAADDPRKLRPGEIDPNPESKPARPDPVDMDEDEKEMLSEARARLANTRGKKAKRKAREKQLEEARRLASLQKRRELKAAGIGNSHRKRKRKGIDYNAEIPFEKRAPAGFYDTADEDRPADQVKFPTTIEDLEGKRRADVEAQLRKQDVARNKIAERRDAPAAILQANKMNDPEAVRKRSKLMLPPPQISDHELEEIAKMGYASDLLAENEELTEGSAATRALLANYSQTPRQGMTPLRTPQRTPAGKGDAIMMEAENLARLRDSQTPLLGGDNPELHPSDFTGVTPRKKEIQTPNPMLTPSMTPGGASLTPRIGLTPSREGSSFAMTPRGTPFRDELHINEDMDMHENAKLERKRREEARMSLRSGLTGLPQPRNEYQIVAQPPPEESEEPEEKIEEDMSDRIAREKAEEEARQQALLRKRSKVLQRDLPRPPAASLELIRNSLLSANRDKSSVVPPSPVDDADEMVRKELLQLLEHDNAKYPLDEKAEKKKGAKNRANSSGSQVAAIEDFEENELQEADKLIKEEAQFLCAAMGNESKTFDEFVVAHDDCVKDIMYFPTRNAYGPSSVAVKAEKVAALQVEMENARKKMEEDEKKAEHMKAKYKTYTKGHEKRAETVWSQIEASLKQIEIGGTEVECFKALKRQEEMAASFRKKNLEEEVVKQKETERRLQARYGELLSTLEKAEELMVGFRAKALKQTDVVEDSHKQKEAKQLATGEEEDVAISMEASA; encoded by the exons AGATGAGATCCTCAAAGCCGCCGTCATGAAGTACGGTAAGAACCAATGGGCTCGGATCTCCTCTCTTCTCGTTCGTAAGTCCGCCAAACAGTGTAAAGCTCGTTGGTACGAGTGGCTCGATCCTTCCATCAAAAAG ACAGAATGGAccagagaagaagatgagaagcTTCTACATCTTGCTAAGCTTTTGCCTACTCAGTGGAGAACTATTGCTCCTATCGTGGGACGAACGCCATCTCAGTGCCTTGAGAGGTATGAGAAGCTTCTTGATGCAGCTTGCACCAAGGACGAGAATTACGAAGCGGCTGACGATCCGCGGAAGCTGCGTCCTGGCGAGATTGATCCTAATCCGGAGTCAAAGCCTGCTCGTCCTGATCCGGTGGACATGGACGAAGACGAAAAGGAGATGCTTTCCGAAGCGAGAGCGAGGTTGGCCAACACTAGGGGAAAGAAGGCGAAGAGAAAAGCTAGAGAGAAGCAGCTCGAGGAAGCTAGGAGGCTTGCTTCTCTGCAGAAGAGGAGAGAGTTGAAAGCGGCTGGGATTGGGAACAGCCATAGGAAAAGGAAGCGAAAGGGGATTGATTATAATGCAGAGATTCCTTTTGAGAAGAGGGCGCCTGCGGGGTTTTATGATACTGCGGATGAGGACCGTCCTGCTGACCAGGTGAAGTTTCCGACGACCATTGAGGATCTTGAAGGGAAAAGAAGGGCTGATGTGGAAGCGCAGTTGCGGAAGCAAGATGTTGCTAGGAACAAGATTGCTGAGAGAAGGGATGCTCCAGCGGCTATATTGCAAGCGAACAAGATGAATGATCCTGAAGCTGTTAGGAAGAGGTCGAAGCTGATGTTACCACCACCGCAGATTTCAGACCACGAGCTAGAGGAGATTGCAAAGATGGGGTATGCTAGTGACCTTCTTGCGGAGAATGAGGAGCTGACAGAAGGCAGTGCTGCAACTCGTGCGCTTTTGGCAAATTACTCGCAGACACCAAGGCAAGGAATGACACCATTGAGGACGCCTCAAAGAACTCCTGCTGGTAAAGGTGATGCTATTATGATGGAAGCTGAGAACCTGGCTAGGTTGAGAGACTCTCAGACACCTTTGCTAGGAGGAGATAATCCTGAGTTGCACCCTTCTGACTTTACTGGGGTTACTCCGAGGAAGAAAGAGATTCAAACGCCTAATCCAATGTTGACCCCATCGATGACGCCTGGTGGAGCTAGTCTTACTCCCAGAATTGGCTTGACGCCATCAAGGGAGGGTTCTTCTTTTGCTATGACACCCAGAGGTACTCCCTTCAGGGATGAACTTCACATAAATGAAGACATGGACATGCACGAAAATGCAAAACTTGAGAGGAAGAGACGAGAGGAAGCTAGGATGAGCTTACGCTCTGGTCTGACTGGGCTTCCTCAGCCAAGGAACGAATACCAAATAGTTGCACAACCTCCTCCTGAAGAAAGTGAAGAGCCAGAAGAGAAAATTGAGGAAGACATGTCAGACAGGATTGCTAGGGAAAAGGCTGAGGAGGAAGCAAGACAGCAAGCGCTGCTTAGGAAAAGGTCCAAGGTGTTGCAGAGAGATCTTCCTAGACCTCCAGCAGCTTCGTTGGAACTGATTAGGAATTCGCTGCTTTCAGCCAACCGAGACAAAAGTTCTGTTGTTCCTCCTAGTCCAGTTGATGATGCAGATGAAATGGTAAGAAAGGAGCTTCTACAGTTGCTGGAGCATGATAATGCAAAGTATCCTCTTGATGAGAAAGCTGAGAAAAAGAAAGGAGCCAAGAACCGTGCTAACAGTTCTGGTTCTCAAGTTGCTGCAATTGAAGACTTTGAGGAAAATGAACTCCAAGAG GCTGACAAATTGATAAAAGAGGAGGCACAATTTCTTTGCGCGGCAATGGGAAACGAGAGCAAGACATTTGACGAATTCGTAGTAGCTCACGACGATTGTGTGAAGGATATCATGTACTTCCCCACTCGAAATGCTTACGGGCCCTCAAGTGTTGCTGTGAAGGCAGAGAAAGTTGCAGCTTTGCAAGTGGAGATGGAGAATGCGAGGAAAAAGATGGAGGAGGATGAGAAGAAGGCAGAACACATGAAAGCCAAGTATAAAACTTATACAAAGGGCCATGag AAAAGAGCAGAGACCGTGTGGAGCCAGATAGAGGCGAGTTTGAAGCAGATTGAGATTGGTGGAACAGAAGTAGAATGCTTTAAAGCATTGAAGAGGCAAGAAGAGATGGCTGCATCTTTCAGAAAGAAGAATTTGGAGGAAGAAGTGGTAAAGCAAAAGGAGACGGAGCGGAGACTGCAAGCACGTTATGGGGAGCTGTTGTCAACGCTTGAAAAAGCAGAGGAGTTGATGGTCGGGTTCCGAGCAAAAGCATTGAAACAGACGGATGTCGTCGAGGATTCTCACAAACAGAAAGAAGCTAAGCAGCTAGCCACTGGAGAGGAAGAGGACGTAGCCATATCCATGGAAGCTTCTGCGTAA
- the LOC106346245 gene encoding COBRA-like protein 6 — MVLSFLFVHRLFCSTTMGATLNLVYAVTIILFTISSTSHGYDPLDPFGKITIKWDLLLSSPGHHTVQVKLENMQEYRHIDKPGWKLSWHWESKQVIWDMRGAETTEQGNCSAFASSGTLPHCCLRRPTIVDLLPGSPFNSQVSNCCRGGVLTSMSQDHTNHVSVFHMTIGSFPDDSGEFTMPSNFDIGVSGYSCDNATSVAPTKYSTDKGRRKTQALATWEAVCVYSQFRSSQTPKCCVSLSAFYYRNIVPCPTCSCGCSSSHCVKPGEMPPYLEQKHDPEEEVPPVVECTKHMCPIHIHWHVKVNYREYWRVKITATNLNTMKNYTDWNLVVLHPNLKSVEQVFSFNYKSLTPYHNGINDTGMFWGVKFYNDVLLQAGKIGNVQTELLLKKDMGNFSFREGWAFPRRILFNGDECVMPSPDDYPRLPGYASSSSSSAASSFVTIVFCFLLLLFV, encoded by the exons ATGGTTCTTTCCTTCTTGTTTGTTCATCGTTTGTTTTGTTCCACAACAATGGGTGCAACGCTAAACCTTGTGTATGCCGTCACTATCATTCTCTTCACAATCTCATCAACCTCAC ATGGATATGATCCTTTGGATCCGTTTGgtaaaattaccatcaaatggGATCTTCTTCTGTCGTCACCTGGCCATCACACG GTACAAGTAAAACTAGAGAACATGCAAGAGTACCGTCACATTGATAAGCCAGGATGGAAGCTGAGTTGGCACTGGGAAAGCAAACAAGTGATATGGGACATGCGAGGAGCCGAGACTACAGAGCAAGGCAACTGCTCAGCCTTTGCCTCCAGCGGAACACTCCCTCACTGCTGTCTCAGACGACCAACCATCGTCGACCTTCTTCCCGGATCTCCTTTCAACTCTCAAGTCTCCAACTGCTGCCGTGGAGGCGTCTTGACCTCTATGTCCCAAGACCACACCAACCACGTCTCAGTTTTCCACATGACCATCGGAAGCTTTCCTGATGACTCTGGAGAGTTCACTATGCCTTCTAACTTTGATATAGGTGTCTCGGGTTATAGTTGCGACAATGCTACCTCCGTGGCTCCTACTAAGTATAGTACTGATAAGGGTCGTCGCAAAACGCAAGCTCTAG CAACATGGGAAGCAGTGTGCGTGTACTCGCAGTTTCGGTCATCACAAACACCAAAATGCTGCGTTTCACTATCTGCCTTCTACTACCGAAACATTGTTCCTTGTCCTACATGTAGCTGCGGCTGCTCGAGTTCCCATTGCGTCAA GCCTGGTGAGATGCCGCCATATCTGGAGCAGAAACATGATCCAGAGGAGGAAGTACCGCCTGTGGTGGAGTGTACGAAACATATGTGTCCCATACACATCCACTGGCATGTGAAAGTGAACTATAGAGAGTACTGGAGGGTTAAGATCACAGCAACGAATCTCAACACGATGAAGAATTACACTGACTGGAACTTAGTTGTGCTTCATCCCAACTTGAAAAGCGTAGAACAAGTCTTCAGTTTTAACTACAAGTCCTTAACACCTTACCACAACGGCATCA ATGACACAGGGATGTTTTGGGGGGTCAAGTTTTATAATGATGTGTTGCTTCAAGCGGGAAAGATTGGGAATGTGCAAACAGAGTTGTTGTTAAAGAAGGATATGGGGAACTTCAGTTTCAGAGAAGGTTGGGCGTTTCCAAGGAGAATCTTGTTTAATGGTGATGAATGTGTTATGCCTTCTCCAGATGATTATCCAAGGCTGCCCGGttatgcttcttcttcttcctcctctgctGCTTCTAGCTTTGTTACAATCGTATTCTGTTTTCTCCTTCTTCTATTCGTTTGA
- the LOC106346249 gene encoding cx9C motif-containing protein 4 gives MPQPSKEPCKKEACDIQACLSKNNFLPQRCQTVIEKLQACCEKCNNESTHCGSVSALLKQIKK, from the exons ATGCCGCAACCAAGCAAAGAGCCGTGCAAGAAAGAGGCTTGCGACATTCAAGCATGTCTCTCCAAGAACAATTTTCTTCCTCAAAG GTGCCAGACAGTGATAGAGAAATTACAGGCTTGTTGTGAGAAATGCAACAACGAGTCAACGCATTGTGGATCTGTATCTGCCCTCTTGAAGCAAATCAagaaataa
- the LOC106346246 gene encoding ATP phosphoribosyltransferase 2, chloroplastic, whose protein sequence is MSIATPLNTTLQRSPLPSSLSVFSPIHTTTVSVTGTRKRCLRMVTSCVSSHSQSSVHNGVTDAVSVRNQIRLGLPSKGRMATDTLDLLKDCQLSVKQVNPRQYVAQIPQLPNTEVWFQRPKDIVRKLLSGDLDLGIVGLDIVSEFGQGNDDLIIVHEALNFGDCHLSLAIPNYGIFENINSLEELAQMPQWTAERPLRVATGFTYLGPKFMKENGIKHVTFSTADGALEAAPAMGIADAILDLVSSGTTLKENNLKEIEGGVVLQSQAALVASKRALTERTGALDTVHEILERLEAHLKAAGQFTVVANMRGTDAEEVAARLKTQPSLSGLQGPTISPVYCKRDGKVSIEFYAIVICVPKTALYESVQQLRAVGGSGVLVSPLTYIFDEETPRWSQLLSNLGL, encoded by the exons ATGTCTATAGCGACTCCTCTCAACACCACTCTACAGCGCTCGCCTCTTCCTTCTTCCCTCTCCGTCTTCTCTCCGATTCATACGACGACTGTTTCCGTCACCGGAACTCGCAAGAGATGCCTCAGGATGGTGACTTCATGCGTCTCCTCCCACTCTCAGAGCTCGGTTCATAACGGTGTCACCGACGCTGTCTCTGTGAGAAACCAGATTCGTCTCGGTCTTCCTAGCAAGGGACGCATGGCCACCGATACTCTAGATCTTCTCAAG GATTGTCAATTATCTGTCAAACAAGTCAATCCGCGGCAATATGTTGCTCAGATTCCTCAG CTACCGAACACTGAAGTTTGGTTTCAACGGCCAAAAGACATTGTCAGAAAGTTGCTCTCTGGAGATCTTGATTTAGGCATCGTTGGTCTTGACATTGTTAGTGAGTTTGGTCAG GGAAATGATGATCTTATCATTGTTCATGAAGCTCTCAACTTTGGAGACTGTCATCTCTCCCTTGCG ATACCAAATTATGGGATATTTGAGAATATAAATTCTCTCGAGGAGCTAGCACAAATGCCTCAGTGGACTGCGGAAAGACCTCTACGAGTTGCTACAGGATTCACTTAT CTAGGCCCCAAGTTTATGAAAGAGAACGGTATAAAGCACGTGACTTTTTCAACTGCAGATGGAGCCCTCGAGGCAGCTCCTGCG ATGGGGATAGCTGATGCTATTTTAGACCTTGTGAGCAGTGGGACAACTCTTAAAGAGAACAACTTGAAAGAGATTGAAGGAGGGGTGGTTCTGCAAAGTCAG GCTGCACTCGTGGCAAGTAAGAGGGCATTGACTGAGAGAACAGGAGCACTAGACACAGTGCATGAGATTCTCGAGAGATTGGAAGCCCACTTGAAGGCGGCTGGTCAATTCACT GTTGTTGCAAACATGAGAGGAACGGATGCTGAGGAAGTGGCTGCACGTTTGAAAACCCAACCATCATTATCAGGTTTGCAG GGACCAACAATAAGTCCAGTTTACTGTAAACGAGATGGGAAAGTATCTATTGAGTTCTACGCCATTGTGATATGTGTACCCAAAACAGCTCTATACGAGTCTGTGCAGCAACTGAGAGCG GTGGGAGGTAGTGGGGTGTTGGTTTCACCACTAACATACATTTTTGATGAGGAGACTCCCAGATGGAGTCAGCTTTTGAGTAACCTCGGACTTTGA
- the LOC106346247 gene encoding uncharacterized protein LOC106346247 isoform X1, which translates to MIMHSVPMLSSSGSYRTPAPPPSFRALRFPFSSSLGVCYRTTISPLSCSSNNVQPAPVITAWSEFAQNVSGEWDGFGADFSREGHPLELPESVVPEAYREWEVKVFDWQTQCPTLAQPNAHTFLYKSIKLLPTVGCEADAATRHSVDQRTIGPTALSFSYSVSGSYVAVWGPLGNNNQLLEVEHCLVNPNDKESRVRIFQVVETTMLSLRSVKVFRELWYGPFRDGDQLGGCATRSSGFASTPATPASAVAGSWRAVLATTSFDSGCIQQFTGEKVVEIVREEKDLLLLPQDLWCSLQDGKDGQRLFSVGWLFEPGHAITSTCVFSSDSKLEEVTMGRETALTDL; encoded by the exons ATGATTATGCACTCTGTTCCGATGCTATCGTCTTCAGGAAGCTACCGTACACCTGCACCTCCGCCTTCCTTTAGAGCTCTCCGCTTTCCCTTCTCTTCCAGTTTAGGAGTTTGTTACAGAACCACAATCTCTCCTCTTTCTTGTTCCTCTAATAATGTCCAGCCTGCCCCTGTTATCACTG CCTGGTCGGAGTTCGCTCAAAATGTGTCTGGCGAATGGGACGGTTTCGGAGCAGATTTCTCACGCGAAGGACACCCGCTAGAACTACCCGAGTCAGTGGTTCCAGAAGCCTACAGAGAATGGGAAGTGAAGGTGTTCGACTGGCAGACGCAGTGTCCCACTCTTGCCCAACCCAACGCACACACCTTTCTTTACAAGTCCATCAAACTCCTCCCCACCGTTGGATGCGAAGCTGATGCCGCCACCCGTCACAGCGTCGACCAGAGGACCATCGGTCCAACCGCCTTATCCTTCTCTTATTCCGTCTCTGGATCTTACGTCGCCGTGTGGGGGCCTCTGGGGAACAACAACCAGCTGCTAGAGGTGGAGCATTGCCTGGTCAATCCAAACGACAAGGAGTCCCGCGTCAGGATTTTCCAGGTTGTAGAGACCACAATGTTGTCGTTGCGCAGTGTCAAAGTTTTCCGTGAGCTTTGGTATGGTCCGTTCAGGGACGGCGACCAGCTGGGAGGTTGCGCCACGCGTAGCTCCGGGTTCGCTTCTACGCCTGCCACACCAGCTTCGGCCGTAGCCGGTTCTTGGAGAGCTGTGCTTGCTACCACTAGCTTTGATTCC GGCTGCATTCAACAATTTACTGGTGAGAAGGTGGTTGAGATTGTGCGAGAAGAAAAGGATCTTTTATTGCTTCCTCAAGACCTGTGGTGCTCACTCCAAGATGGCAAAGATGGCCAGAGATTGTTTTCTGTAGGATGGTTGTTTGAGCCAGGTCATGCTATCACATCTACCTGTGTCTTCTCCAGCGATTCTAAGCTAGAG GAGGTAACAATGGGTAGAGAGACCGCCCTCACAGATTTATGA
- the LOC106346247 gene encoding uncharacterized protein LOC106346247 isoform X2 — protein sequence MIMHSVPMLSSSGSYRTPAPPPSFRALRFPFSSSLAWSEFAQNVSGEWDGFGADFSREGHPLELPESVVPEAYREWEVKVFDWQTQCPTLAQPNAHTFLYKSIKLLPTVGCEADAATRHSVDQRTIGPTALSFSYSVSGSYVAVWGPLGNNNQLLEVEHCLVNPNDKESRVRIFQVVETTMLSLRSVKVFRELWYGPFRDGDQLGGCATRSSGFASTPATPASAVAGSWRAVLATTSFDSGCIQQFTGEKVVEIVREEKDLLLLPQDLWCSLQDGKDGQRLFSVGWLFEPGHAITSTCVFSSDSKLEEVTMGRETALTDL from the exons ATGATTATGCACTCTGTTCCGATGCTATCGTCTTCAGGAAGCTACCGTACACCTGCACCTCCGCCTTCCTTTAGAGCTCTCCGCTTTCCCTTCTCTTCCAGTTTAG CCTGGTCGGAGTTCGCTCAAAATGTGTCTGGCGAATGGGACGGTTTCGGAGCAGATTTCTCACGCGAAGGACACCCGCTAGAACTACCCGAGTCAGTGGTTCCAGAAGCCTACAGAGAATGGGAAGTGAAGGTGTTCGACTGGCAGACGCAGTGTCCCACTCTTGCCCAACCCAACGCACACACCTTTCTTTACAAGTCCATCAAACTCCTCCCCACCGTTGGATGCGAAGCTGATGCCGCCACCCGTCACAGCGTCGACCAGAGGACCATCGGTCCAACCGCCTTATCCTTCTCTTATTCCGTCTCTGGATCTTACGTCGCCGTGTGGGGGCCTCTGGGGAACAACAACCAGCTGCTAGAGGTGGAGCATTGCCTGGTCAATCCAAACGACAAGGAGTCCCGCGTCAGGATTTTCCAGGTTGTAGAGACCACAATGTTGTCGTTGCGCAGTGTCAAAGTTTTCCGTGAGCTTTGGTATGGTCCGTTCAGGGACGGCGACCAGCTGGGAGGTTGCGCCACGCGTAGCTCCGGGTTCGCTTCTACGCCTGCCACACCAGCTTCGGCCGTAGCCGGTTCTTGGAGAGCTGTGCTTGCTACCACTAGCTTTGATTCC GGCTGCATTCAACAATTTACTGGTGAGAAGGTGGTTGAGATTGTGCGAGAAGAAAAGGATCTTTTATTGCTTCCTCAAGACCTGTGGTGCTCACTCCAAGATGGCAAAGATGGCCAGAGATTGTTTTCTGTAGGATGGTTGTTTGAGCCAGGTCATGCTATCACATCTACCTGTGTCTTCTCCAGCGATTCTAAGCTAGAG GAGGTAACAATGGGTAGAGAGACCGCCCTCACAGATTTATGA
- the LOC106346244 gene encoding tRNA pseudouridine synthase A-like isoform X1, protein MSDPNLKHPLGEDYTASQERLSKVARIDGFSDEEEEGGHESESPENPRVQRYLVAVEYVGTRFFGSQQQPKYRTVVGVLQEAFHKFIGQPVKIFCSSRTDAGVHALSNVCHVDVERVSKRKPGEVLPPHEPDVVQKAVNHFLQKNEGDVMVIDVRCVPSNYHARYKAKERTYFYRLLSGPDPLSIFEKDRAWHVPEELDLRAMQEACRVLVGSHDFSSFRASGCQAKSPVRSLDELSVTELPSTPYFPPLTERTWSNPNNGDPLACSSQPKTETAGVTTNGDTFGIRKRHRCYVITARSRGFLYHQVRLIVAVLKCVGTGELTVLDVERILKAKDVSASKPMAPASGLYLARVKYEFP, encoded by the exons ATGTCTGATCCTAATCTGAAGCATCCTCTAGGGGAGGACTACACAGCTTCTCAAGAGAGGCTATCAAAGGTTGCGAGGATCGATGGATTcagtgatgaagaagaggaaggaggacATGAGTCTGAGAGCCCAGAAAACCCTAGAGTGCAGCGTTACTTGGTTGCCGTTGAGTATGTCGGAACGCGTTTCTTTGGCTCACAACAGCAGCCTAAGTACCGCACCGTCGTCGGCGTGCTGCAG GAAGCTTTTCATAAGTTTATTGGACAGCCAGTTAAGATCTTCTGCTCAAGTCGAACG GATGCAGGAGTGCATGCGCTATCAAACGTTTGCCATGTAGATGTGGAACGAGTCAGTAAAAGAAAGCCTGGTGAAGTG TTACCACCTCATGAACCTGATGTCGTCCAGAAAGCTGTGAACCATTTCTTACAG AAAAATGAAGGTGATGTTATGGTGATTGATGTTCGGTGTGTCCCAAGTAATTACCATGCCAGATATAAGGCCAAGGAGCGCAC ATACTTCTACCGCTTACTATCGGGCCCGGATCCTTTATCCATCTTTGAAAAAGACCGTGCTTGGCATGTTCCTGAGGAGCTAGATCTTCGAGCTATGCAG GAAGCATGCAGAGTTCTTGTTGGATCTCATGATTTTAGCTCCTTCAGGGCATCTGGTTGCCAG gCAAAGTCACCGGTGAGATCTTTAGATGAACTCAGTGTCACTGAACTACCATCAACTCCATATTTTCCACCTCTCACTGAAAGGACTTGGAGTAACCCAAACAATGGAGATCCTCTCGCATGTTCCAGTCAACCCAAGACCGAAACTGCTGGTGTTACTACAAATGGCGACACTTTCGGTATAAGAAAACGACACCGCTGCTATGTCATAACAGCGCGTTCCCGCGGGTTTCTCTACCACCAG GTTCGACTGATTGTAGCAGTACTGAAATGTGTAGGCACTGGAGAATTGACCGTCTTAGACG TCGAACGGATCCTGAAGGCCAAGGACGTGTCTGCATCCAAACCCATGGCTCCTGCATCTGGTCTGTACCTTGCGCGTGTCAAATATGAATTCCCATGA
- the LOC106346244 gene encoding tRNA pseudouridine synthase A-like isoform X2, with translation MSDPNLKHPLGEDYTASQERLSKVARIDGFSDEEEEGGHESESPENPRVQRYLVAVEYVGTRFFGSQQQPKYRTVVGVLQEAFHKFIGQPVKIFCSSRTDAGVHALSNVCHVDVERVSKRKPGEVLPPHEPDVVQKAVNHFLQKNEGDVMVIDVRCVPSNYHARYKAKERTYFYRLLSGPDPLSIFEKDRAWHVPEELDLRAMQEACRVLVGSHDFSSFRASGCQAKSPVRSLDELSVTELPSTPYFPPLTERTWSNPNNGDPLACSSQPKTETAGVTTNGDTFGIRKRHRCYVITARSRGFLYHQVRLIVAVLKCVGTGELTVLDVERILKAKDVSASKPMAPASGLYLARVKYEFP, from the exons ATGTCTGATCCTAATCTGAAGCATCCTCTAGGGGAGGACTACACAGCTTCTCAAGAGAGGCTATCAAAGGTTGCGAGGATCGATGGATTcagtgatgaagaagaggaaggaggacATGAGTCTGAGAGCCCAGAAAACCCTAGAGTGCAGCGTTACTTGGTTGCCGTTGAGTATGTCGGAACGCGTTTCTTTGGCTCACAACAGCAGCCTAAGTACCGCACCGTCGTCGGCGT ATTGCAGGAAGCTTTTCATAAGTTTATTGGACAGCCAGTTAAGATCTTCTGCTCAAGTCGAACG GATGCAGGAGTGCATGCGCTATCAAACGTTTGCCATGTAGATGTGGAACGAGTCAGTAAAAGAAAGCCTGGTGAAGTG TTACCACCTCATGAACCTGATGTCGTCCAGAAAGCTGTGAACCATTTCTTACAG AAAAATGAAGGTGATGTTATGGTGATTGATGTTCGGTGTGTCCCAAGTAATTACCATGCCAGATATAAGGCCAAGGAGCGCAC ATACTTCTACCGCTTACTATCGGGCCCGGATCCTTTATCCATCTTTGAAAAAGACCGTGCTTGGCATGTTCCTGAGGAGCTAGATCTTCGAGCTATGCAG GAAGCATGCAGAGTTCTTGTTGGATCTCATGATTTTAGCTCCTTCAGGGCATCTGGTTGCCAG gCAAAGTCACCGGTGAGATCTTTAGATGAACTCAGTGTCACTGAACTACCATCAACTCCATATTTTCCACCTCTCACTGAAAGGACTTGGAGTAACCCAAACAATGGAGATCCTCTCGCATGTTCCAGTCAACCCAAGACCGAAACTGCTGGTGTTACTACAAATGGCGACACTTTCGGTATAAGAAAACGACACCGCTGCTATGTCATAACAGCGCGTTCCCGCGGGTTTCTCTACCACCAG GTTCGACTGATTGTAGCAGTACTGAAATGTGTAGGCACTGGAGAATTGACCGTCTTAGACG TCGAACGGATCCTGAAGGCCAAGGACGTGTCTGCATCCAAACCCATGGCTCCTGCATCTGGTCTGTACCTTGCGCGTGTCAAATATGAATTCCCATGA
- the LOC106349717 gene encoding putative F-box/FBD/LRR-repeat protein At5g44960, which produces MVGCDCISEMPDSLLTHILSYLPTKDTVRTSVLSKSWRFVWLEVTSELDLNAVDFLRYEDSSSLVSLLNNRSFLRKFKIKYDDSPLRIKRKRGSDYSKKVNNTGKRVMEWIAEAVHRGVEHLDVVNKITSRRAIDFMPKYLYVSKTLVSLSLVNVGLEDPKFEVSLPCLKSIYLDNVCYMGDDALVIMERLISGSPVLKTLTTDVPVLKKKPQQTVFREAPWCLEHVKINKLTMKEEHYGIKLVNYFLENSPAFKKMTSSFIGSRNQPREAGIEIVNYFLENSAALKKITLSFRDSDMTSEEAESYKKLLTSTKLSPMSQISLSISHE; this is translated from the coding sequence ATGGTGGGTTGCGATTGTATCAGCGAGATGCCAGATTCTTTGCTAACTCATATACTCTCGTACCTTCCGACCAAAGATACCGTTAGGACAAGTGTTTTGTCCAAGAGCTGGAGATTTGTCTGGCTAGAGGTCACTTCAGAACTGGACTTAAACGCCGTTGACTTCCTCCGTTACGAAGACTCCTCCTCCTTGGTGAGTTTATTGAACAACAGATCGTTCCTACGAAAGTTCAAGATCAAGTATGATGACTCTCCCCTAAGAATAAAAAGAAAGCGTGGTAGTGATTATTCGAAAAAGGTTAACAACACTGGCAAAAGAGTCATGGAGTGGATAGCTGAAGCGGTTCATCGCGGAGTTGAACACCTAGACGTAGTAAACAAGATCACATCTAGACGTGCTATTGATTTTATGCCTAAGTATCTATACGTGAGCAAGACGTTAGTGTCTCTGAGTCTCGTAAACGTAGGGCTTGAGGATCCCAAGTTTGAAGTTTCTCTACCTTGTCTCAAGAGTATATATCTAGACAACGTTTGTTACATGGGAGATGATGCTCTTGTGATTATGGAGAGGCTCATCTCAGGGTCTCCCGTGTTGAAAACTCTTACCACGGACGTTCCTGTCTTAAAGAAGAAGCCACAGCAAACCGTATTCAGAGAGGCGCCTTGGTGTTTGGAGCATGTCAAGATCAACAAACTGACAATGAAGGAGGAGCACTATGGGATTAAACTAGTAAACTACTTTCTTGAGAATTCGCCAGCCTTCAAGAAAATGACATCGAGCTTCATAGGTTCCCGTAATCAACCAAGGGAAGCTGGGATTGAAATTGTAAATTACTTTCTTGAGAATTCAGCAGCCCTCAAGAAAATTACATTGAGTTTCAGAGATTCTGATATGACCAGTGAGGAGGCGGAGAGCTACAAGAAGCTTCTTACATCCACAAAGCTTTCTCCCATGAGTCAAATCTCTTTGTCTATTTCACATGAGTAA